The Kwoniella shandongensis chromosome 11, complete sequence genome has a segment encoding these proteins:
- a CDS encoding mitochondrial 54S ribosomal protein uL23m, whose protein sequence is MSRIIRRAFSAFPPRAGPSTTPSPATLFPSASSVASTLPQAVRRRRAEHPPHPQSSASPLSDADLHDPTSGKKFPLGLEKEYQDLLNVADFGAGIDDASLRGLFLKGTAEWKSRVRGFAPRGRTGRHDYLLGVMGGKKLDQEVAQVGEGEEAIATTTTTSADPDQIVGQRIYLPNIQIRLMRNHTPPGQSYDPNIATFRIPPSMTKTDLRSYLLAVYNLKVSFIRTDNYIGEIGRSRTGEVIRKGGSSKTYKRAVVGLYEPFHYPDDMEELYAQGARTGKGDEAALARDRWLQENYSLRTSEEMRKRAMFKYYKGSRWRSRTHANLGNTVKEIMKRRKEREEKVTEEVKRRYAAIAQGSATGAEGEQVVQTA, encoded by the exons ATGTCACGCATCATACGTCGAGCCTTCTCGGCTTTCCCTCCTCGAGCCGGTCCATCCACCACCCCTTCCCCCGCGACACTCTTCCCCTCAGCCTCATCCGTGgcttccacccttcctcaaGCTGTCCGAAGAAGACGTGCCGAACAcccgcctcatcctcaatcgTCCGCTTCTCCACTGTCCGATGCAGATCTTCACGACCCGACATCTGGAAAGAAGTTCCCTCTCGGACTCGAGAAAGAATATCAGGACTTGTTGAATGTTGCAGACTTTGGAGCGGGAATTGACGACGCCAGTCTGAGAGGATTGTTTTTGAAGGGAACGGCGGAGTGGAAGTCCCGAGTGAGAGGTTTTGCTCCTCGGGGCAGGACAGGACGACATGACTACCTTCTCGGTGTGATGGGCGGTAAGAAACTCGATCAAGAGGTCGCACAGGTCggcgaaggcgaagaagcgattgccacgacaacgacaactAGTGCCGACCCGGACCAGATTGTTGGACAGAGAATTTACCTGCCTAATATTCAGATTCGATTGATGCGAAATCATACTCCTCCCGGTCAATCTTACGATCCCAACATCGCCACATTCCGTATCCCCCCATCTATGACCAAGACCGATCTCCGTTCCTACCTTTTGGCAGTGTACAACCTCAAAGTGTCCTTTATCCGAACGGATAACTATATCGGCGAGATCGGTCGTTCCAGAACAGGAGAAGTGATCCGTAAAGGCGGTTCTTCAAAGACGTACAAACGTGCCGTTGTGGGATTGTACGAACCTTTCCATTACCCTGACGATATGGAAGAGCTGTATGCTCAGGGAGCACGGActggaaagggagatgaggcCGCCCTCGCGAGGGACAGATGGTTGCAGGAGAACTACAGTCTGAGAACttcggaagagatgagaaagagagcaATGTTCAAATACTACAAGGGTTCAagatggaggtcgaggacTCATGccaacttg GGCAACACCGTCAAGGAGATCATGAAGCGACGaaaggagcgagaagaaaaggtcacagaggaagtgaagaggcGATATGCGGCGATCGCGCAAGGTTCAGCCACAGGAGCGGAAGGAGAGCAGGTTGTTCAGACCGCTTAG